In Paramisgurnus dabryanus chromosome 7, PD_genome_1.1, whole genome shotgun sequence, the following are encoded in one genomic region:
- the her6 gene encoding hairy-related 6, translated as MPADIMEKNSSSPVAATPASMNTTPDKPKTASEHRKSSKPIMEKRRRARINESLGQLKTLILDALKKDSSRHSKLEKADILEMTVKHLRNMQRAQMTAALNTDPSVLGKYRAGFSECMNEVTRFLSTCEGVNTEVRTRLLGHLASCMTQINAMNYPTQHQIPAGPHPTFSQPMVQIPSAPQQGNVVPLNGVPCKSGSSSNLTSDATKVYGGFQLVPATDGQFAFLIPNAAFASNGPVIPVYANNSNTPVPMAVSPGAPSLTSDSVWRPW; from the exons ATGCCTGCCGATATCATGGAAAAAAATTCCTCGTCTCCGGTGGCTGCGACTCCGGCAAGCATGAACACTACACCCGATAAACCCAAAACTGCTTCCGAGCACAGAAAG TCTTCTAAACCCATTATGGAGAAAAGAAGAAGAGCAAGAATCAATGAAAGCTTGGGACAACTGAAAACGTTGATCTTGGATGCTCTGAAAAAAGAT AGCTCCAGACACTCTAAACTTGAGAAGGCAGACATCCTGGAGATGACAGTGAAACATCTCAGAAACATGCAGCGGGCGCAAATGACTG CTGCCCTAAACACGGACCCCTCCGTTCTTGGGAAATACAGAGCTGGATTCAGCGAATGCATGAACGAGGTGACCCGGTTCCTGTCCACCTGTGAAGGGGTTAACACCGAGGTCAGGACCCGACTCTTGGGTCACTTAGCCAGCTGCATGACACAGATCAACGCCATGAATTATCCAACACAGCACCAGATACCCGCCGGACCTCATCCGACATTCAGTCAGCCCATGGTGCAAATCCCAAGCGCGCCTCAGCAAGGCAACGTTGTGCCGCTTAACGGAGTCCCCTGCAAGAGCGGCTCTTCTTCTAACTTGACTTCTGACGCCACAAAAGTATACGGAGGTTTCCAGCTTGTGCCGGCAACGGACGGACAGTTCGCCTTTTTGATCCCAAACGCTGCCTTTGCTTCTAACGGCCCTGTTATTCCAGTATATGCTAACAACTCCAATACACCGGTTCCGATGGCCGTTTCTCCGGGAGCGCCGTCCCTCACATCAGACTCAGTTTGGCGGCCTTGGTAG